TTTTGAAGAGACATAAAAATTCTTTATTCTAATGGAGTTAAGAACTAGAGCAACTTCTGATTTTAGAGTCTAACTTCAATGATAGAGTCAATATGTAAATATCATGATGTAATACCATAAAAATTAAGAGTGCCATTGCTATGTAAAAACAATTTGGTGGAAGTAATCCACTctttatgattaaaaaaaaagtgatataTAGATGATAAAGTAACTCATATTTTTTTCCGATTGCATCTATGACTAGCATTgaagatcttttttttaaactaaAAATGTAAAAACGAATACATACTTGACAAATGTTGCAAAGTTGTATCCATTTTGTGATGCATAAGGGGAATGGACTAACTtagcttcttttctctcttttcctttttattgttttctttttctggtTGGGGAGGGGGTGGGAGGAAGTTTGAGGCTTGGTTACTGGAAGGGGTCTGGTGTGGGTATGGGAAAGCAGGTCTcttaaaaaaggaaaattaatgaGAAAACACTTAGGAAGCAGAGTGTTAGGACTAGTTTCTGAGGAGATCCAGAAGTGGTGCACCAGCCTGCTAGGCCTGCCTAGGTTATCATGGTAGAACGTGGTAAATATATTTTTCCTATATGTGCATTCATAGTTTATTGCCTTCCTGTAATAATTAAACTTTGTCTATTGGTGGCTTAGGTTTTGTCTGGTTTATTCTTACACTAAAGAAGAAGATGTACAAGTATCAGTTTAGCCAGTATGCATGGACTCACATGATCCTTCTAACAGTTTTTGTACAGTCCTCCTTCACCGTGGCAAATATATTTGAAGGAATATTCTGGTAAATTGCCTATTTATCCCTTATTATGATGTTATtaagctaaaaaaaaatttcttgtcgACATCATTTATTTCAGATTTGTAGTACTTCGGCGATGtacaaattatttttgaaaggcCTGATGTTTGATTTACCAAAAAAGGCCTGATGTTTTCTTTCTGGAGTAGTGTGCTAACTTTACAGATTATTTGACTGTTCATCGGTCAGCCTAATTGTGCCACGTTTATATTTTTGATCATTAATAAAGCAtatatattttcctttttttctgtcATGTTATGTGGCATGGTAACAGGTTTTCGACAAGAAGGTATTTGAtgtatttacatatctatttatttttaaaatattatattcttTGGAAGGGTCCTTATGGTAGGTTTCATTGAGGTTAAGGTGTTGAATATTTTGAGACTCATGGAGACATGGCACCAATTCTGGtcgtttcttttctctttttttctttctttttcttttgtgaagAAAGATTTGCAGCGCTTTCTCCTGTTTTGATtcggaatattttttttttgtggctgCTCTGAGAAAAGAACAAGGCCAATTTTTTTGATTGATGAGTGTTcacattatattttcttttaaatgttATGTCCTGTAGCAtcactttttattattttgatttttctgataTTAGTCTACTTATGATAAACTAGCTTGTATTTTTATGCAGGTTTCTTTTACCAGCTTCACTTATTGTCATCAATGATATTGCTGCatatttttttggtttcttttttGGGAGAACACCTTTGATCAAGCTCTCTCCAAAGAAAACTTGGGAGGGTTTTATTGGGGCATTAGGCACGACTATGTTCTCTGCTTTTGTGGTGAGTGTCATGAACTTGTTTTTAATTATAAATCATGTTTCTGTTCTCGTTTGTATATGTGTAGACGCACACACACTAAGGTATGATGACTTTGTTTGTGCATCTATGCTAGCTTTGGATATTATATTCATGTTGACAATTATAACTCTGCTCTTTTATGTCAGCTAAGCATTTCCTAATGATACTTACCTTTTCcaaatttttattgatcatgaaAATATTTTCTCATTATTTGCTTATGTGTCAATTAAATATTTACtgaaatatataatattgaaaCCTTCCTAGGGGACACAATAAACTATCAAAGCACTGTTTTGCTTAGCAGtttgttatatattttttttttgtatgttgttacaaggagaGCTCTCACAATATCAGCAGCTGGTGTTAATTCTCCGAAACCTGACTATGAACTTATTTGATAATCATTTTAAAAATCATGTCAGGATGCAACTGCTAACCACATGCAATCCTTAACTTGAAaagtttttcaaatttgaaattccACCTGGCCTGGTATAGAAGCCGCCTGCAAACTGCAGAGCTGGATGTCCAGTAAGCAAGTTCATATGGTCATCAAATTGTTCTGTTGCTTGCAAAAGTTGGAACTAGCTGAATGACGCTCCATTAGCAAGCCCTTATGTATATAGTAATCAGTTGTACGAGATTGGTGATTTGAATTTTAGCCTCCATTTGATATATGCGACAACGTTTTTTCCTGTTTCTTCATGCAAGTCTAAACACTTATACTGTTGCTAACTTGCTACTAAATATGAATTTCTCTTGTCTTGCTGTTTCAAGGGGGCTGATCCtgcattttcttctcttttgttttaaCTGCTGAGACTTTTAGGGAGGAGTTGGGTACTAATCATTGAAGGATATCCACATGATTTTGAATGttgctttttcattaaatttcagcccacTCGATAGTTGTTGATGCATACATTTCTGCTCCAAATGTGCACTCATGCGGAAATACTGCAATGTCTTCCATGCACCTTTTCTTTTGGTTCTTCGGATTTTGAATTGATGAGAGTGATCTCTCTTAATTGTACATAAAGTATGATTTGCAGACACATTTTCTGATTTCAAGAAACATGCATCTTTTAATTGTACATTGTTTTTCGAGTATCATGTGAGGCATAatgaatataattttatttaaaaactgAAATATTCCGAATCTGTCATTTGAAACTTCGCAGGATAAACACCAATAGGCTGCCACTCACCCTTTTTCCTTGGCATTCTTTTCTCATTCCTTTCCATGAATTTGTTacccaagaaaatttttctttgccTTAAATGCTATCCACCACCAGAAACTATTGTTTCTTGTTAAAAGATAAAAAGTTTCTGCTTACTTTTATTTGCTAGCCATGCAAATTGCAGCCTCTCTCTCGCACGCGTGCATGCACAAACtaacacacacacatgcacgcAGAAAGTCGGTGGATTTCATCCCTGTTTGGTCATTGTTTCTTGGTGATTTTATTGGAAATAAGCTTTattgttttttctttcctttgttgTTTGCCTAAGTACTCTATGACTTACAGGTCATGTATGTTGTAGAAGTAAAAAATTTTGTTGTCTTGTGAAGCAAAAGGAAATTTtctttagaataattttagATAGAAAGCTCCATTTCTATTTAATTATGTTGCAGAAAAAATTCACTGGGTAGACATGTGACCTTATGTCGTAATCTTTAAATATGTTATACTTGATTTTCATTGGTAATTGTTCCCTATGATCTTATATTGCGTAAGTAACCTGCACTCAAATGGATGATTTTTACGCCCCCCCCaacaccacccccccccccccccccaaaaaaaaaaaaaatcttgtgcTAATGCTCTGAAACATCCTAATTTAatgaatgtgtatgttgtaatCCATATAGAGTAGTTTGGTGATTCTGTTGATTAATTTATAGTAATCTTGAAAAAATGCACCTTCAAATTTGACAAAGTCCTTATTTCCCCTATTCTTTTAGTAATGGCTTGAGACATTTCAAATTCCTAATTTAATAAAGGTTATATTCTGTCATTCATATGGAAAAGTTTAGTGAATTTGTTGATTGATTTATATTAAGCTTGAAAGATTGTGCCTTTGAATTTGGAAAAGTCCAGTATCTGGTGGAGCTATTCATCTAATTTAGCAATGGATCTATGTTGTTATCCTTAGACAATTCCAAAGTTCTACCAAGCATGGTCTCTCATGGGGAGCACCTGCTTAGGAAACTCATGAAGAAATGAATCAACCCATTTATTACTTTATCGGTATAGCATGCatcattaataatctaatgCTGATTGCTGCTTTATCTACAAACTTCCTGGTCCATGTTTAATTGAACAAAATCCaaatggaagaaagaaaaagaaaagaggaaaaaaaacttACAACCATGTGATGTTTGTTACAAGTGTCGCCAGAGCTTTCTCTGAAGTGGAAGATCATATTGTTATTTGCACAAGGCTCTTTTACTCCCCTGGATTTTAAGGTCTCCAATGATTGTTCCCTTTCGTTGAAACCATTACCATATATGAAGAAAGAGACAGAGTTGGCTTGTTATGGCCTAACTCAAACATTCTAATCAATAGAAATAAGGGGGAAGTGATAAAGAGTGACATAAAAAGCAAGTGTGAAACAGCAAAAAATGTAAACCTGTACGAGTTCTAAGATATATACATTAGCTGCTGTTAGGGCCTGGTTCTTCTACGCCAAGTGAGAGTTCTAATTGCCTTACATTTTCTATGTATGAACAGGTTGTTTTGGTACTAGTGCTGATGGATATCACTCTCTAAAATTCATGCCTTAGTATTTATGCTTGAACTTGACATGCAAACCTCTCTTCTACAGTTTATATTTGCTGGATATTGTCCTTTTTTCTATTATTGATGCAAATGCTCGGACTGCTATATGCACAGTTGCAGAAACAAACAGTTTCACCAGTTGCAAGTTGGTACTTGAACttgggtttgatttgaatttaagCTGTGTTGAATAGACTGGACATTTTCCTTTCCCTATTCTCTCAGTCCAAGAGCATGGGTTGGCTATACAGCATATCTTGGACATCTTACATGCCTTTATCATTAAGTCACACTGTTCATATCTTGGCTACACTGTTCGTAACTCATCATAAGGTCATAAGGTCTAATGGTAAATGCTAAAAATAGGAATCATTTAGGAAATTAGCACGTGAAATCAATGATTATGGTAATAAATATTAGAAGGCTAATTTTTCAAGGAAATATTTTTTTGCAGCAAAGGCACGATCTAAAATTTATGAAAGATACTCAAAAAATTCTCACAGCATTTCAATATAAACCCTGAAGTATAATGTgaatcaaaaaataaacaacTCCGCATTATAGTGCTTAAACTTGTATCAGCACTTAAATAGAAAATGTTTCACATTGAAAGGTAATtagcttccccttttttttcggGGTCCTGCACTTGGGCAGACATTGCCATTTGTTTGACTTCTAGTTCAACTTAATAGTTCATGATATGTTTTAAAGCTTTTGTAGGCCTTTCTGCTTATTATATTTTAACAAATCAGCTTTATATTAGCTACATCCATACACACACAAACTCTTTATATGGtccaatatattttaaattacaaATATTCTCTGTGCAGCTAGCAAATCTAATGGGCCGCTTCCAGTGGCTAACATGCCCAAGAAAGGTAACCTTTTGTATGCAGTCATCAATTATGTCAATATTGTCTGATGTTGTTGGTTATCTGAATCTCATGATCGGAATACTTACAGGACTTGTCAACGGGATGGCTTCACTGTGATCCTGGTCCAATGTTTAAACCAGAATATTATCCTTTACCAGGATGGGTGTCTCACTGGGTGAGAGCCCAAAATCCTAGAATTGGTTTCCTTGTGTAAATTTATCTCCATTAgaaattttctttaaaatagattccTTGTTGGATTACAGGTcaattttcccttcttttttcaCCACAAATATTCTTAACATaaatgcaaaaaaagaaaaatgtctTTATGGAACTAATCGCAGTGCTGCTTCCATTATGTTCTTGCTAAATTAATGTTTCTTTTTTCCCCCGTCACCCTTGTCAGTCTTAACTATAGCATACATTTCAAAAATTCTATAAAAGGCCTGTGTCATTGGTTGATATATCATTATGATATCTGTAAGAAGTTGTTTATGCTTTAAACATATTTGATGTGCTCTTTTTAGACTATAGATATATTTGTTCCTTTTCTTAtagtatatattaattttgttaTTTATCTCTTTCAATTTATATCTAATTTGCCTGTTCTTCCTGCAGTTTCCCTGGAAAGAGGTGCCAATTTTGCCTGTGCAGTGGCATGCTCTTGCCCTTGGTCTATTTGCATCAATAATAGCACCATTTGGAGGATTTTTTGCAAGTGGTTTCAAAAGAGCATTTAAGTTTAAGGTGCTCATTTTTGAACCATAGGATTAAACATTTGAGAAAGTTGGTAAATAATGACATCTTTTTTCCCGTTCAATAATATTAGGACTTCGGCGATAGCATCCCTGGACATGGTGGAATTACTGATAGAATGGATTGCCAAGTAAGTCGTGAAtttaagatatcattcaagaatTGAACAGTCTAGTATATTCTAGTCTGCAAAAGTATGAGACACTGAAAGATATTTGCTATATGATACTCATATTTGCTTCTAATCAACTATTTTGACAGTTGTAGCTCATTCAGAGCTTTTTTGGTAAAGCAAAGAACTGGACTCTTGTATTGTCATTATAACT
This genomic stretch from Phoenix dactylifera cultivar Barhee BC4 unplaced genomic scaffold, palm_55x_up_171113_PBpolish2nd_filt_p 000076F, whole genome shotgun sequence harbors:
- the LOC103706680 gene encoding phosphatidate cytidylyltransferase 1-like isoform X3, encoding MVERGFVWFILTLKKKMYKYQFSQYAWTHMILLTVFVQSSFTVANIFEGIFWFLLPASLIVINDIAAYFFGFFFGRTPLIKLSPKKTWEGFIGALGTTMFSAFVLANLMGRFQWLTCPRKDLSTGWLHCDPGPMFKPEYYPLPGWVSHWFPWKEVPILPVQWHALALGLFASIIAPFGGFFASGFKRAFKFKDFGDSIPGHGGITDRMDCQMVMAVFAYIYHQSFVMPQSFSVEMILDQILRNLTFEEQQILYGQLGKIFQDRQSMLA
- the LOC103706680 gene encoding phosphatidate cytidylyltransferase 1-like isoform X2, with the protein product MLFTYGRFLSRQLVNTVTSDKLLYQLVSWVIKYQMVICYFLYIAGFVWFILTLKKKMYKYQFSQYAWTHMILLTVFVQSSFTVANIFEGIFWFLLPASLIVINDIAAYFFGFFFGRTPLIKLSPKKTWEGFIGALGTTMFSAFVLANLMGRFQWLTCPRKDLSTGWLHCDPGPMFKPEYYPLPGWVSHWFPWKEVPILPVQWHALALGLFASIIAPFGGFFASGFKRAFKFKDFGDSIPGHGGITDRMDCQMVMAVFAYIYHQSFVMPQSFSVEMILDQILRNLTFEEQQILYGQLGKIFQDRQSMLA